In Porphyrobacter sp. LM 6, one DNA window encodes the following:
- a CDS encoding carbonic anhydrase, whose product MSRFALGVIKFQREVFPEKQELFERLSTGQSPEALFITCSDSRIETAMITQTDPGELFICRNAGNIVPPHTNQTGGMTASIEFAIGALQIPHIVVCGHTECGAMKGAMNREGLTNLPHVREWLGFSQGAVDIVETLGAGLDPEAKMRMLLEQNVMLQLQHLKTHPTVAVALAQGAVKLHGWVYDIKTGEVSAYDETIGRWVPVEERYATELASAAISKHAC is encoded by the coding sequence ATGTCTCGCTTTGCCCTTGGAGTTATCAAGTTCCAGCGCGAGGTTTTTCCTGAAAAGCAGGAACTGTTCGAACGCTTGAGCACGGGGCAAAGCCCCGAAGCGCTGTTCATCACTTGCTCCGACAGCCGTATCGAGACTGCGATGATCACCCAGACCGATCCGGGCGAGCTGTTCATCTGCCGGAACGCGGGCAACATCGTCCCGCCGCACACCAACCAGACCGGCGGCATGACCGCGTCGATCGAATTCGCCATCGGCGCCTTGCAGATCCCGCACATCGTCGTGTGCGGCCACACCGAATGCGGCGCGATGAAGGGCGCGATGAACCGCGAAGGTCTGACCAACCTGCCGCACGTGCGCGAATGGCTCGGATTTTCGCAAGGAGCCGTCGATATCGTCGAAACACTTGGCGCCGGGCTCGACCCGGAGGCTAAGATGCGGATGCTGTTGGAGCAGAACGTGATGCTGCAACTCCAGCACCTCAAGACCCATCCAACCGTGGCCGTCGCGCTCGCACAGGGGGCCGTCAAGCTGCATGGCTGGGTGTACGACATCAAGACGGGAGAGGTGTCCGCCTACGACGAAACAATCGGTCGCTGGGTTCCGGTCGAAGAACGCTATGCGACCGAGCTCGCATCGGCCGCAATCTCAAAGCACGCCTGCTGA
- a CDS encoding ArsR/SmtB family transcription factor gives MPSRVIVSRELAELFKLLAHADRLRLIEELRLGEKDVSGLASSLDLPATRVSQHLAALRAQRLVEERRDGRNHFYRLTHPHLAAWIVDALQFVDIRNRLSEAEHIDSVRAMWSAPNPNSSH, from the coding sequence ATGCCCAGCCGGGTTATCGTGTCGCGCGAGCTCGCCGAGCTTTTCAAGCTTTTGGCCCATGCCGATCGTCTGCGCCTGATTGAAGAGCTCCGGCTCGGCGAAAAGGATGTCAGCGGCCTCGCATCTTCGCTCGATCTGCCTGCCACCCGCGTTTCGCAGCACCTCGCCGCACTGCGCGCCCAACGCCTCGTCGAAGAGCGACGTGACGGGCGCAATCACTTCTACCGGCTCACGCACCCGCACCTCGCTGCCTGGATCGTCGACGCGCTTCAGTTCGTCGATATCCGCAACCGCCTGAGTGAAGCCGAACACATCGATAGCGTGCGCGCAATGTGGAGCGCGCCAAACCCTAACTCGTCCCACTGA